One genomic segment of Eikenella corrodens includes these proteins:
- a CDS encoding peptidyl-prolyl cis-trans isomerase, translating into MKRTSLALLLTTALAAAPLAAQTVVTVNNTRIDSSAIDQQVKIINEQSNGQVTDSPELRENIARRLVTRELMIQESRRLRLNESPEFKQIIERARTDARTSGEDRKPTFRQDWETFEGNVTAQALVAHILRSNPVTEAQVQQAYQEITNRYRGTQEVKLGEIILNNRDNAQKAVADLRRGRRFTDVARQYTIDTPSRANGGISPTFTPLKDLEEGAPMVYNAVKSLGQGKFTETPVESNGIFAIFYMEAKRPVRVPPFAQLKPQIQQDLQNLLIEQEIARLYQQANIR; encoded by the coding sequence ATGAAACGAACTTCGCTCGCACTACTGCTGACCACGGCCTTAGCTGCTGCTCCGCTGGCCGCGCAAACTGTTGTAACCGTAAACAATACCCGCATCGATAGCTCCGCAATCGACCAGCAGGTGAAGATTATTAACGAACAGAGCAACGGCCAGGTAACCGACTCCCCAGAGCTGCGCGAAAACATCGCCCGCCGCCTCGTTACCCGCGAACTGATGATTCAAGAATCACGCCGCCTGCGCCTAAACGAAAGCCCCGAATTCAAACAAATCATCGAGCGTGCCCGCACCGATGCCCGCACCAGTGGCGAAGACCGCAAACCCACCTTCCGCCAAGATTGGGAAACCTTTGAAGGCAACGTAACCGCCCAAGCCCTAGTGGCGCACATCCTGCGTTCCAACCCTGTAACCGAAGCCCAAGTGCAGCAGGCTTATCAGGAAATCACCAACCGCTATCGCGGCACACAAGAAGTCAAACTCGGCGAAATCATCCTCAACAACCGCGATAACGCCCAAAAAGCCGTGGCCGACCTCCGACGCGGCCGCCGCTTTACCGATGTGGCCCGCCAATACACCATCGACACACCAAGCCGTGCCAATGGCGGCATCAGCCCCACTTTCACCCCGCTGAAAGATTTAGAAGAAGGCGCGCCTATGGTGTATAACGCCGTAAAATCACTCGGTCAGGGCAAATTCACCGAAACCCCGGTGGAAAGCAACGGCATTTTCGCCATCTTCTATATGGAAGCCAAACGCCCCGTTCGCGTGCCGCCGTTTGCCCAACTGAAACCACAAATCCAGCAAGATTTGCAAAACTTGCTGATCGAGCAGGAAATTGCCCGTCTCTATCAACAGGCTAATATCCGCTAA
- a CDS encoding BolA family protein, protein MSAQTIRQRLEDAFSPSLLELTDESHLHIGHAGNQGGGHYRVHIVSTQFAGMNRVVRQRTIQQALHDLYPSQIHALSIRAQTPEEYEP, encoded by the coding sequence ATGAGCGCGCAAACCATTCGCCAGCGTTTGGAAGACGCCTTTTCTCCTAGCTTGCTTGAACTAACCGATGAGAGCCATTTGCACATCGGCCATGCCGGCAACCAAGGTGGCGGACATTACCGGGTCCATATCGTCAGCACCCAATTTGCTGGCATGAACCGCGTTGTCCGCCAGCGTACCATCCAACAGGCATTGCACGATTTATATCCCTCCCAAATCCACGCACTGAGCATCCGTGCGCAAACACCGGAAGAATACGAACCGTAA
- a CDS encoding YciI family protein — protein MMLFMLMASDVADSTEARLAARSAHLARLEKLAEAGRLVLAGPCPLPEGETGFSGSLIVADFASLDEAEEWAGQDPYVEAGVYAEILIRPFKKVLPA, from the coding sequence ATTATGTTGTTCATGCTGATGGCCTCCGATGTGGCCGATTCAACTGAAGCCAGATTAGCTGCCCGCAGCGCCCATTTGGCCAGACTAGAAAAACTGGCTGAGGCCGGCCGGCTGGTTTTGGCCGGCCCCTGCCCCTTGCCCGAGGGCGAAACCGGCTTTTCAGGTAGCCTCATCGTAGCCGACTTTGCCTCTTTAGACGAAGCTGAAGAATGGGCAGGGCAAGACCCCTATGTAGAAGCCGGCGTATATGCCGAAATCCTCATTCGCCCGTTTAAGAAAGTGCTGCCTGCATGA
- a CDS encoding FimV/HubP family polar landmark protein: MKLIAASLGLVASVGAHAALGGLQVQSRLNEPFSATVVVTGDEARALASAKPTVNGANLQATVSRRSGDRAVIHLRSNAPIKEPVMTFWLGVGNQNHQYTAMLDPRDYQSAPDSSRSRRERRVEAEPSRRHSAESRRHRRATDRREAPVQITGESYQIKDGELLVDIAQRVKPSGMTLRQTINALVAANPRAFRNGNPDLMYRGATLTIPDGDTLRRLAHNPPRRVSTRAQEERPAADTVPARQQPTVETQPTPLVTPPAPPAPPVDQVQPQPQQPAQPPVQQPPQEQPAVPPMVSDVAPETPASAALPDMGASLPEQASDMMVSEPVVETPPVEVAPPVVETPPMEEEGMDITQMALYGGGGLLALGGLAYLLMNRRRKTAAPARGDDHADDDDDGLYFESVTDHSDSLSATPAAPAAAAPVSQPAAPAAAQPAAVSEQDLGLDLSHLDEQQQLGSTPSTEAAAQQAAADDWSWLEESEQPAAAPVAPAAPAAAEPVASDDEWLDFAVEEPAAPAQAPAQPALEPQAAPVAPEELDWVLDETPVAQTFQAEAPAAVEVAEPAQPAVPEMDNTIAFEAPSLETESVSSVAEEAAATAAASNVMDFDLDFDSTPAAPAQAAPVEVSQPASAYTEPVSAGPLPKEALEAKLELAKMYLEIDDANTARQTLMELINESEGSSIQAEAQQLLNDIGQ, encoded by the coding sequence ATGAAGCTGATCGCGGCTTCCCTGGGTTTGGTAGCCTCTGTCGGTGCTCATGCCGCTTTGGGCGGTTTGCAGGTTCAGTCGCGCTTGAACGAGCCGTTTTCCGCCACGGTGGTGGTAACAGGCGATGAAGCGCGCGCTTTGGCTTCAGCCAAGCCCACCGTCAACGGTGCTAATCTGCAAGCCACGGTATCTCGCCGTAGCGGCGACCGTGCCGTTATCCACTTGCGTTCTAATGCGCCGATTAAAGAGCCAGTGATGACATTCTGGCTGGGTGTGGGCAATCAAAACCACCAATATACCGCCATGTTGGATCCCCGTGATTATCAGTCTGCTCCCGACAGCTCCCGTTCGCGCCGTGAGCGCCGTGTTGAGGCTGAACCGAGTCGTCGCCATTCTGCTGAATCTAGACGGCACCGCCGCGCTACTGATCGCCGCGAAGCACCGGTGCAGATTACTGGAGAAAGCTATCAGATTAAAGACGGCGAATTGCTGGTGGATATTGCACAGCGTGTTAAACCCTCGGGCATGACTTTGCGTCAAACCATCAATGCTTTGGTGGCTGCCAACCCGCGTGCTTTCCGCAATGGTAACCCTGATTTAATGTATCGTGGCGCCACCCTTACCATCCCTGATGGCGATACCCTGCGCCGCTTGGCACACAATCCGCCGCGCCGCGTAAGCACCCGTGCACAGGAAGAGCGCCCGGCAGCCGATACAGTTCCGGCACGCCAACAGCCAACAGTGGAAACCCAACCGACCCCGCTGGTTACGCCTCCTGCTCCCCCCGCACCGCCTGTTGATCAGGTGCAACCTCAGCCACAACAGCCAGCCCAACCACCGGTTCAGCAGCCGCCTCAAGAGCAGCCTGCCGTTCCGCCTATGGTTAGCGACGTGGCTCCTGAAACGCCGGCTTCTGCCGCGCTGCCCGATATGGGTGCCAGCTTGCCGGAGCAGGCTTCCGATATGATGGTGTCTGAGCCGGTGGTAGAAACACCTCCGGTTGAGGTTGCCCCGCCAGTGGTAGAAACTCCGCCGATGGAAGAAGAGGGCATGGACATCACTCAGATGGCCCTCTACGGTGGTGGTGGCCTGCTGGCCTTGGGTGGTTTGGCTTATCTCTTGATGAACCGCCGCCGTAAGACCGCTGCTCCCGCCCGTGGTGATGATCATGCGGATGACGACGATGATGGTCTCTATTTTGAAAGCGTAACCGACCATTCCGATAGCCTTTCCGCCACTCCGGCTGCTCCCGCTGCCGCTGCACCGGTTAGCCAGCCGGCTGCTCCTGCCGCAGCACAACCTGCAGCGGTGAGCGAACAGGATTTGGGCTTGGATTTGAGCCACTTGGACGAACAGCAGCAGCTGGGCAGCACTCCCAGCACGGAAGCTGCCGCCCAGCAGGCTGCAGCCGATGATTGGAGCTGGTTGGAAGAATCCGAACAGCCCGCCGCCGCACCAGTTGCCCCGGCTGCTCCTGCTGCTGCCGAACCTGTTGCTTCGGATGACGAATGGCTGGACTTTGCTGTTGAAGAGCCGGCTGCTCCGGCTCAAGCCCCTGCCCAGCCCGCGCTTGAGCCTCAGGCCGCGCCGGTTGCTCCGGAAGAGTTAGATTGGGTATTGGATGAAACTCCGGTTGCCCAAACCTTCCAAGCAGAAGCCCCGGCTGCCGTTGAAGTGGCCGAGCCTGCCCAGCCGGCAGTGCCGGAAATGGACAACACCATTGCCTTCGAAGCTCCGAGCTTGGAGACTGAAAGCGTAAGCAGCGTAGCTGAAGAAGCCGCTGCCACTGCTGCCGCATCCAATGTGATGGATTTTGATTTGGACTTTGACAGCACACCGGCTGCCCCGGCTCAAGCCGCGCCGGTGGAAGTTAGCCAGCCTGCTTCGGCCTATACTGAGCCGGTTAGCGCTGGTCCGCTGCCGAAAGAGGCGCTGGAAGCCAAATTGGAACTGGCTAAAATGTATCTGGAAATCGACGATGCTAACACTGCCCGTCAGACCCTGATGGAACTGATTAACGAATCAGAAGGCAGCAGCATTCAGGCTGAGGCACAGCAATTGTTGAACGACATCGGCCAGTAA
- the truA gene encoding tRNA pseudouridine(38-40) synthase TruA — MNPSPIKRRALFVSYDGSRFFGWQKQADGIATVQSALEAALSELAQERISVVTAGRTDTGVHATAQVVHFDSAARRPDQAWVRGVNALLPEGVAVWRVQDVAPEFHARFDACGRRYRYLLQSAPVRSPLLVGRAGWTHYALDMAAMRQAAALLVGEHDFSSFRAAECQAKSPVKTLYRVALCGTPELMAVDFHGNAFLHHMVRNLMGALVYVGCGKLSVDGFAGLLAARSRKLAPPTFMPDGLYLTGIDYPSQFGVTTPPPPAWLFPDW; from the coding sequence ATGAATCCATCTCCCATCAAACGCCGTGCCTTATTCGTCAGTTATGACGGCAGCCGTTTTTTCGGCTGGCAGAAGCAGGCAGACGGCATTGCCACCGTGCAAAGTGCCTTGGAAGCTGCTTTGAGCGAATTGGCGCAGGAACGCATCAGCGTGGTAACGGCCGGGCGCACCGATACCGGCGTGCACGCCACCGCGCAGGTGGTGCATTTCGATTCTGCCGCGCGGCGGCCGGATCAGGCCTGGGTGCGCGGCGTGAACGCGCTATTGCCCGAGGGCGTGGCCGTGTGGCGGGTGCAGGATGTGGCGCCGGAGTTTCATGCCCGTTTTGATGCTTGCGGGCGGCGTTATCGTTATCTGTTGCAGTCGGCGCCGGTGCGTTCGCCGCTGCTGGTGGGGCGTGCCGGGTGGACGCATTATGCCTTGGATATGGCCGCCATGCGCCAAGCTGCCGCGCTCTTGGTGGGCGAGCACGATTTTTCCAGCTTCCGCGCCGCGGAATGCCAGGCCAAATCGCCGGTGAAAACCTTGTATCGTGTGGCTTTGTGCGGTACGCCGGAATTGATGGCGGTGGATTTTCACGGCAACGCGTTTTTGCACCACATGGTGCGCAACCTGATGGGCGCACTGGTGTATGTGGGCTGCGGTAAGTTGAGTGTGGACGGTTTTGCCGGGCTGCTGGCCGCCCGCAGCCGCAAGCTCGCACCGCCCACTTTTATGCCAGACGGGTTGTATCTCACCGGCATCGACTACCCATCGCAATTCGGCGTGACCACGCCGCCGCCGCCCGCTTGGCTGTTTCCCGATTGGTGA
- a CDS encoding glutaredoxin family protein, with translation MVLTLMFREYCSLCHQMRAALQPYQAEYGFELQIFDVDEDPELEARYNELVPVLLHEGEEICHWHLDEAKLLAVLQNAKAT, from the coding sequence ATGGTTTTAACTTTAATGTTTCGTGAGTATTGCAGCCTGTGCCACCAGATGCGTGCCGCCCTGCAGCCGTATCAGGCAGAGTATGGTTTTGAACTGCAGATATTTGATGTAGATGAAGATCCGGAGCTGGAAGCGCGGTATAACGAGCTTGTTCCGGTGTTGCTGCATGAAGGCGAGGAAATCTGCCATTGGCATTTGGATGAGGCCAAATTGCTGGCGGTGCTGCAAAATGCCAAGGCTACCTGA
- a CDS encoding phosphoribosylanthranilate isomerase: protein MPKIKICGLTRPRDAQAAAELGADAVGLVFYAKSKRCVDAAQAAEIVATLPPEVAKVALFVNESAEQIRRILGAVPIDVLQFHGDEAPEFCRQFGKPYWKAVRVQSAQDIAEAAERYADAAALLLDAHIEGQYGGTGQVFDWRLLPATMPLPWILSGGLNPGNVAAAVRQTGAAWVDVSSGVEQAPGIKSRDLMADFIRQARG, encoded by the coding sequence ATGCCTAAAATCAAAATCTGCGGCCTCACCCGGCCGCGAGACGCGCAGGCCGCTGCCGAATTGGGTGCGGATGCGGTCGGCTTGGTGTTTTATGCCAAAAGCAAACGTTGCGTAGATGCTGCGCAGGCCGCTGAAATTGTTGCCACACTGCCGCCGGAGGTGGCTAAAGTGGCGCTGTTTGTGAACGAATCGGCCGAGCAGATTCGCCGGATTCTGGGCGCAGTGCCGATTGATGTTTTGCAGTTCCACGGCGACGAAGCGCCCGAATTTTGCCGCCAGTTTGGCAAGCCCTATTGGAAAGCCGTGCGGGTGCAGTCGGCGCAGGATATTGCCGAGGCGGCCGAGCGCTATGCCGATGCCGCCGCCCTGTTGCTGGATGCGCATATTGAAGGCCAATACGGCGGCACGGGGCAGGTGTTCGATTGGCGCTTGTTGCCCGCAACCATGCCGCTGCCGTGGATTTTGTCGGGCGGGCTGAACCCGGGCAATGTAGCCGCTGCCGTGCGGCAAACCGGTGCGGCTTGGGTGGATGTGTCCAGCGGGGTGGAGCAGGCACCCGGCATCAAGAGCCGCGACTTGATGGCAGACTTTATCCGGCAGGCGCGTGGGTAG
- a CDS encoding FAD-dependent oxidoreductase: MKLTRRQLLGSAAALTAAAAASRLGHQYLHRLPPVRIHRIGLPFGHELRNGQVSLTPQSEHRCHTLILGSGAAALSAAWHLAKHGQRNFLLAEGIERNGNNAAYVSGSLSAPSGAHYLALPSQESVYVRQLLSDLGILLDGIDRPEPLYRETDLVYAPAERLYYQNRWQDSLLPQEDADSRRFHALIETLRRAHGRDGRKIFAIPIAHSSADEEWRRLDQTTFAAWLEKENYRSPSLLWYLDYCCRDDYGQGIAQVSAFAGLHYFAARGHTNEAVLTWPEGLAHLSEAIRRHIRLQNIDRLPETTELTFAQPTAINASALQISETDEDVAVILRHNQSGHTALIRAQNVICAMPLMMAARIIAQPQHYGFSLNLPAYAPWLVSNFVLNGFPREAQRSELAWDNVVHGTQGLGYVVSTNQLIRTAKPEHTIFTAYTALNHDSPQNIRRWLLKAGEEELLAHAAQDLIQAYGPSFWHQVASVDISIRGHGMSSPAPGYLTQPTLLQLRQHHSRLTFAHSDLSSYSVMEEAVYWGVEAAKKILHPSART, translated from the coding sequence ATGAAACTCACCCGCCGCCAACTGCTCGGCAGTGCCGCCGCCCTCACCGCCGCAGCCGCCGCCTCCCGCCTAGGCCATCAATACCTCCACCGCCTGCCTCCCGTGCGCATTCACCGCATCGGCCTGCCTTTCGGCCACGAGCTGCGCAACGGCCAAGTTTCCCTTACTCCCCAATCCGAACACCGCTGCCACACCCTCATCCTCGGCAGCGGCGCTGCCGCCCTCTCCGCCGCCTGGCACCTGGCCAAACACGGCCAACGCAACTTTCTTCTCGCCGAAGGCATCGAGCGCAATGGCAACAATGCCGCCTATGTTTCAGGTAGCCTCTCCGCCCCCTCCGGCGCACACTATTTAGCCCTGCCCTCACAGGAAAGCGTGTATGTGCGCCAACTCTTATCCGACCTCGGCATCCTGCTCGACGGCATCGACCGGCCCGAGCCCCTGTATCGCGAAACCGATTTGGTTTATGCCCCCGCCGAGCGCCTGTATTACCAAAACCGCTGGCAAGATTCCCTGCTGCCGCAAGAAGATGCCGACAGCCGCCGCTTCCACGCCCTCATCGAAACCCTGCGCCGCGCCCACGGCCGCGACGGGCGCAAAATCTTCGCCATCCCCATTGCCCATTCCTCCGCCGACGAAGAATGGCGCCGCCTCGACCAAACCACCTTCGCCGCCTGGCTCGAAAAAGAAAACTACCGCTCCCCCAGCCTGCTCTGGTATCTCGACTACTGCTGCCGCGACGACTACGGCCAAGGCATCGCCCAAGTATCCGCCTTCGCCGGCCTGCACTACTTCGCCGCCCGCGGCCACACCAACGAAGCCGTGCTCACCTGGCCCGAAGGCCTCGCCCACCTTTCCGAAGCCATCCGCCGCCATATCCGCCTGCAAAATATCGACAGGCTACCTGAAACCACCGAACTCACCTTTGCCCAGCCCACCGCCATCAACGCCTCCGCCCTGCAAATTAGCGAAACCGATGAAGACGTCGCCGTTATCCTGCGCCACAACCAAAGCGGCCACACCGCCCTCATCCGCGCCCAAAACGTTATCTGCGCCATGCCTCTGATGATGGCCGCCCGCATCATCGCCCAGCCCCAACACTACGGCTTCTCGCTCAACCTGCCTGCCTACGCCCCCTGGCTGGTGAGCAATTTCGTGCTCAACGGCTTCCCCCGCGAAGCACAGCGCAGCGAATTGGCGTGGGACAACGTAGTGCACGGCACGCAAGGCCTCGGCTACGTTGTATCCACCAACCAGCTCATCCGCACCGCCAAACCCGAACACACCATCTTTACAGCCTACACCGCCCTCAACCACGACAGCCCGCAAAACATCCGCCGCTGGCTGCTTAAAGCGGGCGAAGAAGAGCTGCTCGCCCACGCCGCCCAAGACCTCATCCAAGCCTACGGCCCAAGCTTCTGGCACCAGGTCGCCTCCGTAGACATCAGCATCCGCGGCCACGGCATGAGCTCCCCCGCCCCCGGCTACCTCACCCAACCAACCCTACTCCAACTGCGCCAGCACCACTCCCGCCTCACCTTCGCCCACAGCGACCTGAGCAGCTACTCCGTGATGGAGGAAGCCGTTTACTGGGGCGTGGAAGCCGCTAAGAAAATCCTGCATCCCTCAGCCCGAACATAA
- a CDS encoding DedA family protein → MLDILEALFTQYGYAAVFVVLVACGFGIPIPEDITLIAGGVISGLGHSNAHIMVVVGMIGVLTGDGMMFLLGHFYGDRILKARFVKRLMPPQRYLQVQEKFDKHGSWVLFVARFLPGLRTPIFITAGMSGRISFWRWLIMDGLASLISVPAWVYLGHYGAANKDWLLMKAHQFQHILYVLIGIGALVLFSFWQRKRRRSQFFHAKLQEMRQKRQAERSKQQNQSAE, encoded by the coding sequence ATGCTGGACATTCTAGAAGCCCTGTTCACCCAATACGGCTATGCCGCCGTATTCGTGGTGTTGGTTGCCTGCGGTTTCGGCATTCCCATTCCCGAAGACATCACCCTGATTGCCGGCGGCGTGATTTCCGGCCTCGGCCACAGCAACGCGCACATCATGGTGGTGGTGGGCATGATCGGCGTGCTCACCGGCGACGGCATGATGTTCCTGCTCGGCCACTTCTACGGCGACCGCATCCTCAAAGCCCGCTTCGTCAAACGCCTGATGCCGCCGCAACGTTACCTGCAAGTGCAGGAAAAGTTTGACAAACACGGCAGCTGGGTATTATTCGTGGCCCGTTTCCTGCCCGGCCTGCGCACCCCCATTTTCATCACCGCCGGGATGAGCGGCCGAATCTCGTTTTGGCGCTGGCTGATTATGGACGGCCTCGCCTCCCTGATTTCCGTGCCCGCCTGGGTGTATCTCGGCCACTACGGCGCCGCGAACAAAGACTGGCTGCTCATGAAAGCCCACCAGTTCCAGCACATCCTTTATGTGCTTATCGGCATCGGCGCACTGGTGCTGTTCTCCTTCTGGCAGCGCAAACGCCGCCGCAGCCAATTTTTCCACGCCAAACTGCAGGAAATGCGCCAAAAACGGCAGGCCGAACGCAGCAAACAGCAAAATCAATCTGCCGAATAA
- the glmM gene encoding phosphoglucosamine mutase: protein MAKKYFGTDGVRGEVGKFPITPDFVLKLAYAAGQVLTQHDDEIKPTVLIGKDTRISGYMLETALVAGFTAAGVNVIQTGPLPTPGVAYLTRALRLSAGVMISASHNHYADNGIKFFTEDGMKLSDEIEQEIEQQLEQEMHTVSSDHLGRAKRVSGADDRYIEFCKSTFPANMDLRGLKLVVDTANGAGYHVAPKVFHELGADVIEIGNQPNGFNINHKCGATYTKTLQAAVLQNEADYGIALDGDGDRLMMVDKQGKVYDGDSLIYVIARARHKAGSLVGGVVGTVMTNMAMELALAQLKIEFCRAKVGDRYVLEQLHQHGWQLGGEASGHILCLDKHNTGDGTIAALQVLAALQTLDQDLAAAVDWLPFPQTMINVRISKGQDWQTASAAELQAVEAELAGHGRVVLRASGTEPVVRVMVEARDTKLAQRCAERIADSIRQK from the coding sequence ATGGCAAAAAAATATTTCGGCACGGACGGTGTGCGCGGCGAAGTGGGCAAATTTCCGATTACGCCCGATTTCGTATTGAAGCTGGCCTATGCCGCCGGCCAAGTGCTGACCCAGCACGACGATGAAATCAAACCCACCGTGCTCATCGGCAAAGACACCCGCATCTCCGGCTATATGCTGGAAACCGCGCTGGTAGCCGGTTTCACCGCTGCCGGCGTGAATGTTATCCAAACCGGCCCGCTGCCCACCCCCGGCGTGGCCTATCTGACCCGCGCGCTGCGCCTCTCTGCCGGCGTGATGATTTCCGCCTCCCACAACCACTATGCCGATAACGGCATCAAATTCTTCACTGAAGACGGCATGAAGCTGTCTGATGAAATCGAGCAGGAAATCGAGCAGCAGCTGGAGCAGGAAATGCACACCGTTTCCTCCGACCACCTCGGCCGTGCCAAACGTGTGAGCGGTGCAGACGACCGCTACATCGAATTTTGCAAATCCACCTTCCCTGCCAATATGGATTTACGCGGGCTGAAGCTGGTGGTGGACACCGCCAACGGCGCCGGTTATCACGTGGCGCCCAAAGTGTTCCACGAGCTGGGGGCAGACGTGATCGAAATCGGCAATCAACCCAACGGTTTTAATATCAACCATAAATGCGGCGCCACCTACACCAAAACCCTGCAAGCCGCCGTGCTGCAAAACGAAGCCGACTACGGCATTGCGCTCGATGGCGACGGCGACCGCCTGATGATGGTGGACAAACAAGGCAAAGTGTACGACGGCGATTCGCTGATTTATGTGATTGCCCGCGCCCGCCATAAAGCCGGTTCGCTGGTTGGCGGCGTAGTCGGCACGGTGATGACCAATATGGCGATGGAGTTGGCCTTGGCGCAGCTCAAGATCGAATTCTGCCGCGCCAAAGTGGGCGACCGCTATGTGCTGGAACAGCTGCACCAACACGGCTGGCAGCTGGGCGGCGAAGCCAGCGGCCACATTCTCTGCCTCGACAAACACAACACCGGCGACGGTACCATTGCCGCACTGCAAGTGCTGGCCGCGCTGCAAACGCTGGATCAGGATTTGGCCGCCGCTGTAGATTGGCTACCCTTCCCGCAAACCATGATTAACGTGCGCATCAGCAAAGGGCAGGATTGGCAAACTGCCTCCGCCGCCGAGCTGCAGGCCGTGGAAGCCGAATTGGCCGGGCACGGCCGCGTGGTATTGCGCGCCTCCGGCACCGAGCCCGTGGTGCGCGTGATGGTGGAAGCACGCGACACCAAGCTTGCGCAACGCTGCGCCGAACGCATTGCCGACAGCATCCGTCAAAAATAA
- a CDS encoding inorganic diphosphatase, translating into MADFNKILDAGDVDGGIINVVVEIPQGSNQKIEWDRKIGAMKLDRIEPQIFAKPTNYGFIPQTLDEDGDELDALIITDLPLPTGIYMEARVIGVMKFVDDGEVDDKVVVVPADDRHNGNAIKTLADLPPQLIKQIEFHFNHYKDLKKPGSTKVGHWGDIEEAKAVIRESQARWKAQ; encoded by the coding sequence ATGGCAGACTTCAATAAAATTCTCGACGCCGGCGATGTAGACGGCGGCATCATCAATGTAGTGGTGGAAATTCCGCAAGGTTCCAACCAGAAAATCGAATGGGACCGCAAAATCGGCGCAATGAAACTCGACCGTATCGAGCCGCAGATTTTCGCTAAACCCACCAACTACGGCTTCATCCCGCAAACCCTCGATGAAGACGGCGACGAACTCGACGCCCTGATTATTACCGATCTGCCGCTGCCCACCGGCATCTACATGGAAGCTAGAGTGATTGGTGTGATGAAATTTGTAGATGACGGCGAAGTGGACGACAAAGTAGTGGTAGTGCCTGCCGACGACCGCCACAACGGCAATGCCATCAAGACCTTGGCCGATTTGCCGCCGCAGCTGATCAAGCAAATCGAATTCCACTTCAACCACTACAAAGACCTGAAAAAACCCGGCAGCACCAAAGTTGGCCACTGGGGCGACATTGAAGAAGCCAAAGCCGTTATCCGCGAATCACAAGCTCGTTGGAAAGCACAATAA
- a CDS encoding alpha/beta hydrolase, producing MSQPQTPLRALLLHGIHMHAWVMLPLAWQLRRHNIHSRCFGYYSIAQTLPQHSRRLAEAVRRHYQQHQEPLHFICHSLGGLVLRRFAADYPELVRGRSVTLATPHLGSETANRLHRYAPALIGGAYQNGLDGNLPPWPPQLELGCIAGNHHLGVGQIVGLQGEGDGTVLLSETRPANCRDYLVLPVNHSAMLTDPAVARQTAHFLRHGRFEHSAEEHNNT from the coding sequence ATGAGCCAGCCACAAACCCCGCTGCGCGCCCTCCTGCTGCACGGCATCCATATGCACGCCTGGGTGATGCTCCCGCTTGCCTGGCAACTGCGCCGCCATAATATCCACAGCCGCTGCTTCGGCTACTACAGCATCGCCCAAACCCTGCCCCAACACAGCCGCCGTCTCGCCGAAGCCGTCCGCCGCCACTACCAACAACACCAAGAACCGCTGCACTTCATCTGCCACAGCCTCGGCGGCCTCGTGTTACGCCGTTTCGCCGCCGACTACCCCGAACTGGTACGCGGCCGCAGCGTTACTCTCGCCACCCCGCATCTCGGCAGCGAAACCGCCAACCGGCTGCACCGTTACGCCCCTGCACTTATCGGTGGTGCCTACCAGAACGGCCTAGACGGCAATCTCCCGCCCTGGCCGCCCCAGCTCGAACTCGGCTGCATCGCCGGCAACCACCATCTAGGCGTCGGCCAAATCGTCGGCTTGCAAGGCGAAGGCGACGGCACCGTCCTCCTCTCCGAAACCCGCCCCGCCAACTGCCGCGACTACCTCGTCCTCCCCGTCAACCACTCCGCCATGCTCACCGACCCCGCCGTTGCCCGGCAAACTGCCCACTTCCTGCGCCACGGCCGGTTTGAACATAGTGCCGAGGAACACAACAATACTTGA
- a CDS encoding SpoIIAA family protein, with amino-acid sequence MISIRQQNYGLNVALYNEFTLEDFKTLEAAILECLKRVHRPDILLDLSLLRDYTIDMAAEQLRFLNNHDNDFGRIAIVTNDLWIRLSTHISSLLTRQHPKYFNDAAEAQKWLLADGSR; translated from the coding sequence ATGATTTCCATCCGCCAGCAAAACTACGGCCTCAACGTTGCCCTCTACAACGAATTCACCCTTGAAGACTTCAAAACCCTCGAAGCCGCCATCCTCGAGTGCCTCAAACGCGTGCACCGCCCCGACATCCTCCTAGACCTATCCCTGTTGCGCGACTACACCATCGACATGGCTGCCGAACAACTGCGCTTCCTCAACAACCACGACAACGACTTCGGCCGCATCGCCATCGTTACCAACGACCTCTGGATACGCCTCTCCACCCATATTTCCAGCCTACTCACTCGCCAGCATCCCAAATATTTCAACGATGCCGCCGAAGCCCAGAAATGGCTACTTGCCGACGGCAGCCGCTAA